A window from Salminus brasiliensis chromosome 7, fSalBra1.hap2, whole genome shotgun sequence encodes these proteins:
- the LOC140559649 gene encoding uncharacterized protein, whose product MDRNNQRGRVRVRGGRGGRGGRGGRGGRGGMRRRTNISDEIRATVIDHVLVHGLTMREAGLRVQPNLSRFTVSTIVRRFREENRITRLPHQGGRPSMLSPRQETLIVDMVRQNNSVKLCEIQQKIIDDHVNFEGITSISISTIDRVLKHNRMRMKQLYRVPFERNSERVKEQRFHYVQRVFQLDSSEQPHEYIYMDEAGFNLTKRRRRGRNVIGQRAIVTVPGQRGGNVTLCAAISNHGVLHHHAILGPYNTQHLLSFLSDLRDIVLGFQQQDHEQTEHPVYVIVWDNVSFHHAVQVREWFTRNQEFLNVFLPPYSPFLNPTEEFFSSWRWKVYDRQPYTRENLLQAMELACNDIGVDACQAWIRHTRSYYPRCLARENVACDVDEVLWPDPAHRHDVIE is encoded by the exons ATGGACAGAAACAATCAGAGAGGcagagtaagagtaagaggtGGAAGAGGTGGAAGAGGTGGAAGaggtggaagaggaggaaggGGAGGTATGAGACGAAGAACAAATATTTCAGATGAAATACGGGCAACTGTCATAGACCATGTTCTTGTCCACGGGTTGACAATGAGGGAAGCGGGACTTCGAGTTCAGCCCAACCTAAGCAGATTCACTGTGTCCACCATAGTCCGAAGATTCAGAGAAGAGAACAG AATTACCAGATTGccacatcagggagggaggccATCTATGTTGTCCCCACGCCAAGAGACCCTCATTGTTGACATGGTCCGTCAGAACAATTCAGTCAAACtctgtgaaatacagcagaagaTCATTGACGACCATGTTAATTTTGAAGGCATCACCAGTATCAGCATTTCCACCATTGATCGTGTCCTAAAACACAACAGGATGCGGATGAAGCAACTGTACAGAGTACCCTTTGAGCGCAACTCAGAAAGGGTCAAGGAGCAAAGATTCCACTATGTACAG AGAGTGTTTCAACTGGATTCCTCAGAACAACCacatgaatatatttatatggaTGAAGCTGGGTTCAATCTGAccaaaaggaggaggagaggccGGAATGTGATTGGCCAACGAGCCATTGTTACAGTTCCTGGCCAGCGTGGTGGCAATGTCACTTTATGTGCTGCAATCAGCAATCATGGTGTTCTCCACCATCATGCCATATTGGGGCCATACAACACTCAACACCTCCTGTCATTTTTAAGTGATCTTCGGGATATTGTGTTAGGGTTTCAGCAGCAGGATCATGAACAGACAGAGCATCCTGTCTATGTCATTGTGTGGGATAATGTGAGTTTTCACCATGCCGTGCAGGTCAGAGAGTGGTTCACTAGAAACCAAGAATTCCTGAATGTCTTCCTACCACCATACTCCCCTTTCCTCAATCCAACAGAGGAGTTCTTCTCTTCATGGCGCTGGAAGGTTTATGACCGACAACCCTACACCAGGGAAAATCTCTTGCAGGCCATGGAACTGGCCTGTAATGATATAGGTGTGGATGCATGCCAAGCGTGGATCCGGCACACTAGAAGTTATTACCCACGCTGCCTGGCAAGGGAGAATGTGGCCTGTGATGTAGATGAAGTCCTGTGGCCTGACCCAGCACATCGACATGATGTTATAGAGTAG